agtctctggactgaaggcccaaacaaaaACATATATATTGTTGGACAATTGTCTTCGGTTACATGCTTTTGGTTGTAATCTCAGTGTCACACCATCAACAAATTGGTTAAAGCAGTTGACATCCTTCAACACCGAGAAAGAGTTTCAAATCTTTGGCGACTATACGTTTACAGTAATCTACAGCAAGCGTTACCTGTGATGACCTATGTAGACCAGTGGAGTCCTCCTGAGTGTGTTTGTTACGAGAATCACAGTTCCAGCTTTTGAGCTACAGCCTAAGGAAACTACATAGAAAGAGTAGTATTAGTTGCGAAGAAACGTCTCCAAGAAGATGCTTTGTGGATGACCATGTTGACAACGTCATTAGTTTGTGGTAGTGATAGTGAGATAATTTTTTAACAGCAGTGAATTACCATATCTCATATTTATTTTCTTTGCCGGATCTCGCTTTGGCAAGGACAGTGCTTTTATTCTTAATAGTACTAACTGATATACAATTACTGTTAATATTTCTTGTCCGAGGAGGAGAACTGTTACAATGTAAGTAAATAATACTAGACGAATTTCCACTTAGGTAATAAGGAATAATAGTACGTAACAGTTTCAATTGGCATTGACATAAGCATGTTTCACCGAAAAAACGTTTGTTGACAACTGACAGTATAAAGCATGGAGCTATGTGGAAAAGATTCCGACCGCTACAGGCGTCAGACACCGGAGTTTTCTGTAATCCAGGACCGCAGAGCGGCGACGTTGCTGTAGACACCAGGGTAGCTGGCGTTCGCGCAGCCATTGCCCCAGGAGACGACGCCGTACTGGGTGGAGTCCACGACCAGGGGACCGCCGCTGTCTCCCTGGCAGGCGTCCTTGCCACCTTGCGGGTCTCCTGCGCAGATCATCCTCTCCGTGATTTGCCCACCGTAGCTGACGTTGCACGAGTCACGCGATACGACGTTCGTGGTGACGGCCTGCAGCTGGCGCGGCGACGCTCCCCCTTCGGACAGGTCTCCCCAGCCGGTGATGGTCACTGCTGTGCCTGCAGCTGGTTCTGAAGTGCCGAGACTGACCGCCTACAACAGACACAAATTACCATACACATCACACAATGTATAGGGCGCAAAGAAAATTAAGCAGTACTGCgtgtttttatacactactggccattaaatttgctatactaagatgaaatgcagatgataaatgggtatacattggacaaatatattatacgagaactgacatgtgattacattttcacgcaatttgggtgcaccgatcctgagaaatcagtacccagaacaaccaacactcgccgtaataacggccttgatacgcctgagcattgagtcaaacagaacttggatggcgtttacaggtgcagctgcccatgcaacttcaacacgataccagagtagtgactggtgtattgtgacgtgccagttgctcgtccaccattgacaagacgttttcagttggtgagagatctggagaatgtgctggccagggcagcagtccaacatttctgtatccagaaaggcccgtacaggacctgaaacatgcggtcgtgcattatcctgctgaaatgtagggtttcgcagtgattgaatgaaaggtagagcctcgggtggtaacacatctgaaatataacgtccactgttcaatgtgccgtcaatgcgaacaagaggtgaccgcgacgtgcaaccagtggcaccccacaccatcacgccaggtgatacgccagtatggcgatgaggaatacacacttccaatgtgcgttcaccgcgatgtctgcaaacacggatgcgaccatcttgatgctgtaaacagaacctggagtcatccgaaaaaatgacgttttaccattcgtgcacccaggttcgtcgttgactacaccatcaaaggcgctcctgtctgtgatgcagagtcaagggtaaccacagccatggtctccgagctgatagtccatgctgctgcaaacgtcgtcgaagtgttcgtgcaggtggttgttgtcttgcaaacgtccccatctgttgactctgggatcgagacgtggctgcacgatcggttacagccatgcggataagaagcctgtcatctcgactgctagtgatacgaggccgttgggatccatcacggcgttccgtattacgttcctgaacgcaccgattccatattctgctaaaagtcattggatctcgaccaacgcgagcagcaatgtcgcgatacgataaaccggaatcgcgataggttacaatccgaccattatcaaagtcggagtcgtggtggtacgcatttctcctccttacatgaggaatcccaacaacgtttcaccaggcaacgccggtcaactgctgtttgtgtgtgagaaatcagttggaaactttccttattttagcacgttgtaggtgtcgccaccggcgccaaacccagtgttaatgctctgaaaagctaatcatttgcatatcacagcatcttcttcccgtcggttaaatttcgcatctgtagcacgtcaccttcgtggtgtagctattttcacGGCCGGTAGTGTACTACCTAAATCAAGAAAGTGAGcatcaaaaagttcaaatggctctgagcacaatgcgacttaacttctgaggtcatcagtcgcctagaacatagaactaattaatcgtaactaagctaaggacatcacacacatcaatgctcgaggcatgattcgaacctgcgaccgtagcggtcgccaggctccagactgtagcgcctagaaccgcacgggaactccggccggcgaagtaagCATCTGGAGACTCTAGTCATGACTATtataacttcactgattcccacaaaGGAAGTACTGATGTATTTAAGTAGTTTAACATTATTCGGAGTGTTATTGAACAAGTTATTACTCTGCTCGTTAATCTACCGTTATAAATGAAACTTTTTCTTGGGTAATATTCCAATCATAAAAACCAACACCCAATGATATTTTTAACTCCTTACATGTAACCCTAAATGTATTCGTTTTACATTTATTTCTCTGACTAGTGACTGTTAAAAATTATCTGTGTTCTAAAATAGAATTAAATGGAAACTGATATATCTACAAAAGAATCGATTAAGAAGTAAGGCAACCGTGTGTCGTCTGTTCTTGCTATCCTATGTTACATTATTCTAATACGTCTAATAGAGTATTTGCACCGATGTTACATTAAATATATGGTATCTTATACCAGGTACAAAATCGACGATGAAATCAAgacagaactttaaattacagcaaATAAACCGAGGACATTTAATACAATGACTTTTAACGGAAACCTCAGCGCCAAAATGACAAGACAAGGTAGTTCAACCAAAAGAGCAAACGAATTATAATTATGTTGTGGGTTTACAACAACACAACTAGAAAAATACTGCCCCAAATCCAGAATTTGCAGAATCGCCGAAGAATAGATGTAACAAAATTCGTAAATGAATAGCACGTATTTCCTTTACCCTCAGAAGCAAAGCCATTTTTAACTGCCGGTGAAAGGGATtcttttattaacaaaaaattataGTGTTCGTGACAACATCCAAGAACTAACGACAACAGCAAAGAGGGACAGGGGTTGAGCTCAATATGGAAACAAAGatttccagtacatctacatctacatctacatctacatggatactgtgcaaatcacgtttaagtgcccggcagaggctgcatcgaaccaccttcagaattctctgttATTCAAATCTCGTAAAGCGGGCtgagagaatgaacacctatatctttccgtacgagctttgatttcccttattttatcatggtgatcgttccaccctatgtaggatggtggcaacaaaatattttcacattcagaggagaaagttggtgataggactttcgtaagaagattccatccccaacgaaaaaagcctttcttttgatgatttccagcccaaatcctgtatcattctgtgacactctctcccatatttcgcgataatacaaaacgtgctgcctttctttgaactttttccatgtactccgtcactcctacctggtaaggatcccacaccgcgcagcagtattccaaaagaggacggacaagcgtaatgtaggcagtctccttagtaggtctgttagattttctaagtgtcctggcaataaaacgctgcatttggttagccttcctcacaacatgtaatacttaggtatttatttgaatttacgctTTTAcattagagtgatttatcgtgtaaacgaagtttaactagttccttttagcactcatgtggatggcctcacactttttgttatttagggtcaactgccacttttcccaccattgagatattttttctaaatcgttttgcagtttattatgatcttctgatgactttattagtcgataaacgacagcgtcatttgcaaacaaccgaagacggctgctcagattgtctaaatggttcaaatggctctgagcactatgggactcaactactgtggtcataagtcccctagaccttagaactacttaaacctaactaacctaaggacagcacacaacacccagccatcacgaggcagagaaaatccctgaccccgccgggaatcgaacccgggaacccgggcgtgggaagcgagaacgctaccgcacgaccacgagatgcgggcctctcagattgtctcccaaatcgtttatatagataaggaacagaaaagggcctgttttactcgatgactttccgtcagttactacgaactgtgacctctctgacaggaaatcgcaaatccagtcacataactgagacgatattccatattcacgcaattttacaacgagctgcttgtgtggtacagtgtcaaaagccttccggaaatccaggaatacggaatcgatgtgaaatccctcGTAAATAGAActaagcacttcatgtgaataaagagctagttatgtttcacacgaacgatgttttctaaacccacgttgactgtgtgtcaatagaccgtttcttcGAGGAAATTGATAATGTTCGCacacaacatatgttctaaaatcctgctgcatatcgacgttaacgatatgggcctgtaatttagtgcattacccctactacctttcttgaatattggtgtgacctgtgcaacttttcagtctttgggtacggatctttcgtcgagagaacgcttgtatatgactgttaagtatggagctaatgcatcagcatactccgaaaggaacctaattggtatacagtctggactagaagacttgctgttattaagtgatttgagttgcttcactaccccgaagatatttacttctacgttactcatgttggcaactgttctcgaatCGAATTCTAGATATTTTCTTAGTCTTCTTTTGTGCAGGCATTTCGgacggctgtgtttagtaaatctgctttggcagcactttcttcgatagtatctccattgttatcgtacAGAGAATGCATTGATTATTTCTTCCtggtaacatacttcacatacgactagaatctctttggattttctgccaggtttcgagacaaagtttcgttgtggaaactgttataggcgtcttgcATTGAACTCCGTGCTTATACCTAATGGGTTCAGCAACATACCCATTTGAATATAACATTTCTGTGCCATGTCGGTAGTTTTGGCTTTATCGTATTTCACACATGCTTGTGGTAAATATATAATTTCGAACAGAATGAAATGTCATTAAAGTGGCCTCTTTCATTTGAGGCCTACTGGATACCAGTTGCGGTACGGTAATaagacaataacattaaaattactcACAGAGGCTACAACCATTCGTGAGATAAAAATAAGAATGAACACTGATCAGGAAAAACGAAAGGATTGAAAAAGTATGTAATATGGCTCATAAAGCCATTACTGAATGCTGCTCTCCAAAACGTCGCATACACATGACACCATTTTTCTCCAGATAGTCTAAAATCTCTGAAACAACCGTCCGAGCGTTCTAGCAATCATTGATTTTACTTTGGTGTGGGGGAAAAAGTCATAATACTTTTCGAAAGAcataactgccatttaactgtacaaTAAGTTTTATTCCTCAATGTAGATTTCTGCCTCAGGCCATTTTCAGTGTTAGAAGTATGAAAAATCATTATACTTATGTTCTACTCAAGCCTAATGATTTTGTACCGTCAGATGGCGGTTATATATTTCAAAAAGATCTACAAACAGTTCAGTTCGTCGACGACAGCAACCCACTCCCGGGATACGGAGTTACTCATGAACTCGAACGTCCTCATCGTCGGAAAAACTGCTATTGCTACGAATCAGTAATTTGATTGCCTTTAAATTCTCGTGTATGGTCGATGGCGATGGCTTTCGTTCCCTGTCCACGCTGTACGCTATTGGTGAGATTGGGCCGTATGGGCTCCTGTCGAACTTGTTTGGTGACAGGGGTCATTGACTTCCATTGAGAGCCACATCAGCGGAAACAAAAGGTCGTACACGAAGGGCGTAAGGTGGTGTAAGCGGGCAGTGTACGGACCGGGCGTGGAAGACTTGGAAAGACAGCATGGCCAGGTACCAGGAAGCGAGCAGCAATACCCATTGGAATTTGTGAATTTTTATCTAAGGACTTAAAGGGTTTCTGTATTAGAAACGCGGTACAATAACGACTATTCCGCTCTATCCTTAGCCGTCATTTGAGGAGAGGATAACCCTAACCTCAAATCTACGTTGATAATACTCCATGCTCATACCCGGAACTAATGGGATACATCCATCCGCTGCCTGAAACTAGCATTTAAGTTGGTCCattatgatgtcattaggttggttggttggtttggggaaggagaccagacagcgtggtcatcggtctcatcggattagggatggattaggaaggaagtcggccgtgccctttcagaggaaccatcccggcatttgcctggagtgatttagggaactcactgATGTCATTAGggtaatgttaaatgcagaggagagagcagattggtggaaagaatacattgaaagcctctatgagggtgaagatttgtctgatgtgatagaagaagaaacaggagtcgatttagaagagataggggatccagtattagaatcggaatttaaaagagctttggaggacttacagtcaaataaggcagaagggatagataaaattccatcagaatttctaaaatcattgggggaagtggcaacaaaacgactattcacgttggtgtgtagaatatatgagtctggcgatataccatctgactttcggaaaagcctcatccacacaattccgaagacggcaagagctgacaagtgcgagaattatcgcacaatcagcttaacagctcatgcatcgaagctgcttacaagaataatatacaggagaatggaaaagaaaattgagaatgcgctaggtgacgatcagtttagctttaggaaaagtaaagggacgagagaggctattctgacgttacggctaataatggaagcaaggctaaagaaaaatcaagaccctttcataggatttgtcgacctggaaaaagcgttcgacaatataaaatggtgcaaactgttcgagattctgaaaaaagtaggggtaagctatagggggagacgggtcatatacaatatgtacaacaaccaagagggaataataagagtggacgatcaagaacgaagtgctcgtattaagaagggtgtaagacaaggctgtagcctttcgcccctaccctccaatctgtacatcgagaatgcagtgatggaaataaaagaaaggttcaggagtggaattaaaatacaaggtgaaacgataccaatgatgcgattcgctgatgacattgctatcctgagtgaaagtgaagaagaattaaatgatctgctgaacggaatgaacagtctaatgagtacacagtatggtttgagagtaaatcggaggaagacgaaggtaatgagaagtagtagaaatgagataagcgagaaacttaacgtcacgattgatgatcacgaagtcaatgaagttaaggaattttgctacctaggcagtaaaataaccaatgacggacggagcaaggaggacatcaaaagcagactcgctatggcaaagaaggcgtatctggccaagagatgtctactaatatcaaataccgaccttaatttgaggaagaaatttctgaggatgtacgtctggagtacagcattgtatggtagtgaaacatggactgtgggaaaaccggaacagaagagaatcgaagcatttgagatgtggtgctatagacgaatgttgaaaattaggtggactgataaggtaaggaatgaggaggttcaacggagaatcggagaggaaaggaatatgtggaaaacactgataaggagaagggacaggatgataggacatctgctaagacatgagggaatgatttccatggtactagagggagctgtagagggcaaaaactgtagaggaagacagagattggaatacgccaagaaaataattgaagacgtcggttgcaagtgctactctgagatgaagaggttggcacaggaattcgtggcgggccgcatcaaaccagtcagtagactgatgaccaaaaaaaaagggtTATGTCCGCGTCCTTGGATTATATCTGTTCCCTTAATAATCTTATGGCCAGTCTGTGGTCAATGGATGATCTCCTTTCGGACAAAATCACCTGTGAAACTATCTAACAAAAGTGGAGACGAGCCAGGAGCAATACTGATCTGGCACACAGGAGAGAGGCCCAACATTATAATAATGGTCAGAATGCATTTAAGGTACAGACCAGTGAAGAAGTCTTCATTCGTATCTTCAGCGCTTGATGACAGGATGATGCTGCCATTTCTCGCGAGTTCAAACCTTGTTTTGTGTGACCTTGCGAGTTGATGTAAGTACTGAATCCAGTCGACTTCTTCGTTCACAATCTCGTTGTGGGCAAGGAATACAGTGTGCATGTCACCCAGGCGATCACTGGCGTTTATAGTTGCCTCCAAATCCTACCCGGGGGGCAGGGTTTTCTAGCTTTTAGTGAGAGAAGATTAGCCACGCGGACGCCTGCCGATCTTGTTCCCCAAGGGGAGTCCTTATTTTTGCCTCAGAGCCACGCCGAGGAGACTAGTAGATGTAAGAGGACTGTATTCGGACCGGCCATGAGAGTCATGGAATGACGACTCGACTCGCACGAGGATGTGAGCAGCAGTGCTAGAACAAGCGTGGCGAATTGTGGACACTGGTTGCTGTGTGGCTGTGGGAGTGAATTTTAGGCGGTTGTCCGCCGGAAATCGAATACTGAATCATGTGCATGGTTATTGGTTTGTACCACGTGGCCCTGGCCGATGGAACAGCACTCTGATGCCAACGGCCTACATTGGGAATGTGTGTGCGTTAATTCACCTGAGTGCAGCTATTTCGGTGAGCAATTCTATTGTTTGTGTAAGGTGTACCCACAGTTCTTATGTGGCTTGTCGTTGTTTGTCTCAGGTTTAGATTGACTGTGAAATATGCAGTAGTAGGTTGCTCTGTTGACTATAGGAAACAGTACAAATTACAACCAACAATTATTCTTCTcgtgtttttgttttgttggacGTTGCCAATTTGAGTGAATATAACACAGGGCATAAGAACGTAGTCTTTGTGTGACTGGTATTTCGTAACTAACGTCTGAATGTGAAATGAGCTTTCTTTGTCTTTATGTTATTATTCCACTTTACTTAATAgcagaaattaaaatatgttctcTGATACAACTGAGGAGAGCAAGGCTGATCCAGTCTTTGGTTATCGTAATCTTAAAAATTATTTGGCTACCCCATACTGAGTGAACTAATTAGAACATCTTTCTCGTCTATAGAAATTTAAGTATTTCTTAAGTTGTGAAGGTACTTTCTAGTCTGAATCAGGTTTTGTCGATCATTACAGCGTGTTGTGCTGAAGGTTGAGTAAGTGTTCCGCTAAGTAGTTTAGTTCGCACATGGCAGTTACCACTGACAGGCTGTTATAAATCATTCTTAAATGAACTGTGGGTAAGCAAATCAGTGTAAATTTTAGTGCACAGCTAGCCGCTGCCATGCAGGATTTCGTATAGTTATTAAACCTGCACCGGGTATTTCGTCTTATTAACCTTTCTTGTTATCTGTACTGCATTTATTGAAATCAGTGCCACATTCAGTAGAGACCTTTTGGAAGCATATTGAATTTTTCTGAAAGAAATCCGTTTAAAAGATTTTAAGGTTTCCATTATTTAGAGCCATTCGTTTACGCCAAGCGAAGCTCATTAtctatacatttttataatatttacgtGACTTTTCTACTGTGCGATCGTTGAAGATTTTAAAGAATTTAGCTTTCTGGTTCAAATTATTTAGTTGGGGATCTATTTTCATTTGAAACATACAAAAAGACTTTAGTCTGTGGTAGTCGCCTGATTGTGACAGTCCTGCTACTCATGCCTGTGTTTCTTGTTGTGTGATCCTGTTACGGCGACTGAGCACACCAGGTTGTGACAGTCTGCATTGACGCCTGTTTAATGattctttttctaaattttattacGTATTCTTCTGTAAAATGTTTACTATAAGGAAACTAAATAATTTCATTGTACGTGATGTGTAAAGCAAGCATTTAAAATAAACGTTTATTGATATTCGCTATTTATTTGTCAATGGTGCTTGAAATATAATTCCCATTTACTTGTTGTGTCCTGGCCCTCCCACCCAACAGCTAATTATGATGACGCTAAAGTGGCGCACCATCCAAAAGGCTGTTGACACCACTTCACTGAGGTTTGATATTGTATTTGGTCAACGTAACACCAGAACTGCGCGGTTTATTTGCGTGCAAACTAGATGTTTTGCCTATATGACTCGCACTGTGCCATGTACTTCAATTTCAGACCACGTTTCTAGTTGCCGCGCTATTGTGTTCCCACTCTGTGATGCACTTGTTTACGCCACGCTGCGAATGTGTGTCTGCAGGAAACGCAAAAGATATACTCTCTTTTGACAATACGTCGCTGTTGTTGTGTTGCGGTCTTAAAGTGGGACTTCCATTCTGTAGTTTCCCCCGCCCCTTTACAATAGTAGAATCTTCAAATGGAAGCACTGTTGTTTGATCTTACCCGAAATACCATTCtataaaatgttattttatgtGTACTAACGAAACGACCACTACAATTAGCACTGTTTAACTGGTTTAGGGcccgccggagtgaccgagcggttctaggtgctacagtttggaaccgtgcgaccgctacggtcgcaggttcgaatcctacctcgggcatggatgtgtgtgatgtccttaggttagtttggtttaagaagttctaagttctaggggactgatgacctcagaagttaagtcccatagtgcgcagagccatttgaaccatttttgaactggtttAGTAGGGAAAAAAATGGCGGAGCAGAATAAGAAAGCTATCCCAGAATTGTTAATGGAAATGCACAGTGAAAATTAAGAAAAACTGTCAAAAATGATGAAGTTAACTGCGGTCAAACCCATGGACAAATTATCGTTTGTTACTTGCAACTAACTAATGTTTAGTGGCGAGCAGTAATGTAAATAacgtttctgtaataaatttttgtattgTAAAGCTGCACTAAGTGTGGCACACAGTACCTGCACATTGTTGTCGAAGGAGAAGGAGCCGGATATCTCGACGACAGCTATGTCAAAGTCAGCAGTGGCGTAAGAGAATCCGTCGTGCTCAACATAGTCTGCGGCGTCGTACACCGTGCCGCCGCTTTCGCGTGTGGAAGTGCCGGCTCTCACGGAGAACAGAACAGCCGGGAGGGAGTCGACACAGTGCGCTGCCGTCAGCACCCACGAGGGGCTGATGATGGAGCCGCCA
This genomic interval from Schistocerca cancellata isolate TAMUIC-IGC-003103 chromosome 3, iqSchCanc2.1, whole genome shotgun sequence contains the following:
- the LOC126176990 gene encoding trypsin delta-like, whose protein sequence is MLKLGIVLCMLAAVCSAAPSHKRPWFGPRPGPRIVGGEPVDISQYPWQISLQVLGFHGCGGSIISPSWVLTAAHCVDSLPAVLFSVRAGTSTRESGGTVYDAADYVEHDGFSYATADFDIAVVEISGSFSFDNNVQAVSLGTSEPAAGTAVTITGWGDLSEGGASPRQLQAVTTNVVSRDSCNVSYGGQITERMICAGDPQGGKDACQGDSGGPLVVDSTQYGVVSWGNGCANASYPGVYSNVAALRSWITENSGV